TCCCGCGTCGACCGGAATCCGTTTCTCCCACGTTCGTACCGTCGTCCCGTCGATTCCCTCGGTTGCTTCGAGCGCGCGCAGTCGCTCCCGGACCGTCGACTGCGAATCGCGTGCGGCCGCCGGAACCGACGAGCGCACGAACAGTTCGAGTTGCGCGTTCCTCTCCGGCAGCGAGTTGACCCCCTCCATCACACACGAAGAGATGTAACCGAGGCTATAAACTCTTGTGGCCAGCGTCGAACGTTTACTCCGCGTCGCCGTCGTCGTTCTCGACCGAATCGCGGATGGAATCGAGTTCGGCGTCGACGTCGATGGCGACGTCCTCCGGCGATTCCGTCGTCTCGACGCGCTCGATGTCGTTCGAGGAGTCACGGACGGCCGAACCGTCTTCGTGGTGGCTCTCGGCGAGGCGGTCGTCGATCTCGTCCCGCAGCGCACGGGCCTCGTCGGCGAGCGTGCGCGCCGCCGGGTCCTGCGGTCGCCCGTCGAGCGCGTCCTGCAGATCGACGAGGACGTCGTCGAGGCGGTCGAGCGCGTCGCGACCGAGGCGCTCGCCGCGCCGCCGTGTCTCGCGCCCGCGTGCGCCGACCTCCTCGCCGGTGCGTGCCAGCCGGAGGGCCGCCCGGAACGCTTCGAG
This window of the Halococcus sediminicola genome carries:
- a CDS encoding DUF7547 family protein; this translates as MSDTPRDPELERLAEDLSTTLAELRDELDAREPPRGPLGLPRPPTPRELLTFTDEFTIPAVIAVLEATIRALEAFRAALRLARTGEEVGARGRETRRRGERLGRDALDRLDDVLVDLQDALDGRPQDPAARTLADEARALRDEIDDRLAESHHEDGSAVRDSSNDIERVETTESPEDVAIDVDAELDSIRDSVENDDGDAE